The sequence GTTAAAAAACCAAGCTCCCATTCCATTGCATCCGCCTTTATAAAAATGCAACAGAAGAACTCCAATATGACAAACCAAATTACAGCCTAAGAAAACCAAATGACAATTCATCACAAACGGAAATCGGGCCCTCCGAAACCCGATCTCAGTCCAAAAACGGTACCCGTAAACCAAAGTGAAAACCAAAGTCATTAGTAAAATTGCTATGACTTGAAATGATTGTGAAAATTCAAGCCAAAGAAATGACATGCAAATGAGAATTGAGTGGTTAAATAGTTGAAAAAAGGAGAGCGTACGACGTCGTAGGATGGTAAAAAACGTGCGAAAAATGTGAAGGAAGCGAGAGAGGTAAAAAACATATGACCAGAAGAACACGCGCCCTGAAGGGCGCGTACCTATAGGGAAACAAAGGAGCCATTGAAACGGGGTTTTAGAACGCTGCCATATCCACCGCGTGTCACGGATTTCTGCGGTGGCGGAGGAGAGGATTCCGAGGAAGATTG is a genomic window of Nicotiana tabacum cultivar K326 chromosome 16, ASM71507v2, whole genome shotgun sequence containing:
- the LOC107803417 gene encoding fatty acid elongase 3-like; its protein translation is MNMSLLAATIKRINYWLAEQKSIVAFQWSPIMWGSTWSFLIISISTYIITSATLHLLLLLFIGRRRPIPLGPIPALHSLAMSLISATIFLGILSSATAEIRDTRWIWQRSKTPFQWLLCFPIGTRPSGRVFFWSYVFYLSRFLHIFRTFFTILRRRTLSFFQLFNHSILICMSFLWLEFSQSFQVIAILLMTLVFTLVYGYRFWTEIGFRRARFPFVMNCHLVFLGCNLVCHIGVLLLHFYKGGCNGMGAWFFNSVLNSFVLLIFLRSYVKTYYLIRENYFHVAASSISEVGDFVTSQTSNKSVVSKAEPRI